GCTGCAACATCAAATACATTGCTTCCACATATTCTGGAGCCCATCCCCAGTCCCTTTGAATAGAAATATCTCCTAACAGCAGTTTTTCCGCTTTTCCGCGAGAAATTTGATCGGCAGCAGCCACAATTTTTTGAGTAACAAAACGCTTCGGTCTTAACGGCGAATCATGGTTAAATAAAATCCCAGAACAGGCAAATAAATTGTAGGCTTCTCGATAGTTTGCTACTTCCCAAAAAGCCGCAGCTTTCGCCACTGCATAAGGACTACGGGGACGAAATGGTGTCTGTTCATCAGCTGGACGATCGCCTGTATCACCAAAACATTCGCTAGAACCTGCATTATAAAATTTAATTTTTGCTCCAGTAAATCGAATGGCTTCTAGTAAATTTAAACTACCCAAAGTCACGCTTTCCATTGTCTCTACAGGCTGTTCAAAAGATAACCCTACTGATGTTTGTCCAGCTAAGTTATAAATTTCATCAGGTTGCGCTTTATTAATTACTTGTAAAACACTGCGAAAGTCAGTCAAAGCCATTGATTCTAACTTAACTAAATCACGGATTTTTAACCGCTTTAAATTACTAAAACTGGAAATTTGGGCATCTCTTGATGTTCCCCAAACATTATACCCTTTACTTAATAGTAGTTGAGCTAAATATGCGCCGTCTTGCCCAGAAATACCACAAATTAATGCTGTTTTCATTTTCTATAATGGTTAACTTGAAATTACGGAAGACAATATTTATGGCGATCGCCAAATAGTTGGTTCTGTAAAAATATTACTACTCTAGCATAGCATTTGAACATTCTTTAAACTTTTCTAATATTAAAGAGCGTTGATTTTTGTAAAAATACTCATCATAATCATCAAGCTAGTGTTATATTAAGTTTAAGTATAAATAATAATAAACAAAATATGTTATCAAGTATTTGGCAAAGAAATAATATTGTTACATTAGGTCAAGGAGAGCAGAGTATAATTTTTGCACATGGTTTTGGTTCAGATCAAACTGCTTGGCGGCATCAAGTAGCAGCTTTTCAGTCATCTTATAAAATCGTGTTATTCGATCATGTAGGAGCCGGAAAATCAGACCTAACAGCTTATAGTCCCCGAAGATATAGTTCTTTGTATAGCTATGCGGAAGATTTACTAGAATTATGTGCGGAACTGAAACTTTCTCAAGTAATATTGGTCGGGCATTCTGTTAGCGGAATGGTCAGTTTACTAGCAGCTTTAGTTGACCCCAGCCGCTTTAAACAGCTAATTTTTTTGAGTGCTTCGCCTCGTTATGTTAACGATCCTGCTACTAATTATATCGGTGGGTTTGAACAATCGGATTTGGACACACTTTATGCAGCAATGTCTACTAACTATTATGCCTGGGTTAGTGGGTTTGCACCGATCGCAATGGGCAATCCCGAACATCCAGAATTAGCCCTTGAATTTGCCAGCACTCTCGCTGCTATTCGTCCCGATATTGCTCAAGCCGTCGCCAGAGTAATCTTTCAATCAGATCACCGCGCTGAACTACCAAAATTGCAAATTCCTGTCGTTATTCTTCAATCTAATAACGATATTGCCGTTCCTTTAGTAGTGGGAGAATATCTGGCAAAAAACTTACCACAAGCTAAGTTAATTAATATTAACGCTCAAGGACATCTTCCTCATATTAGTGCGCCAGAAGTTGTCACAAATACTATTGCCGAATGTTTAGCTGCTTGAGTCAAAAATTATGGTTGAATTGCTGCCCGAAAGATGACAAATTTGCATCTCTTCCATCCTGTCATCCTGAAAAATTGCCCAAATTTGAACCTTTTATATTAGGAGTAGCCAGCGTTTTATTTATTTTAGCAATCTTCAGTGGTTGTCCGCCTCTACTTTGGATTGCGCCGCTTCTATTTATTTATTTTACATTGCGATCGCCAAATAAAGTAACTACTATTACTTTACTGGGATTTTGGTCGATATGGCTATTATTTAATAACGATAAATTAGTCACAAATCAATTAATTACTTTGGGATTAATTGGGTTTTTAAGTCATTTATTACGGCGCAGTTTAATCCGACAAGAATGGCGATCGGCATCGCAAACAACATTAGCAACGTTGATCCAAGATGAAACAGCAACTAGTCCTGAACAAACTATCACTCAAGCCTTAAATACGTTAAAAATTTTCTCTTGTGCTGATAGCGCAATTGTACTACGTAAATTAGATGAAGTCACAGCAGAAGCATTAGTTAGTTTACCCGAAAATTTACTTCCAGACCGATTAACAAAACCAGATTTATTTGCGGAAGCGATCGCCAAAAATCAGTGCGTTTATTATCCCAATTATCCCGCAATTCGTAACCCAGCAACCGCTTTAATCGCCAAGGGAGTGAAATCTGTAGCAGTTTTACCTTTAAAACAAAGCGATCGAATGTGTGGTGCGATCGTCCTATTGTGGTATGAACCAGTAAATTTTTCTGCTAATTTACAACAGTTTCATCAATCCTTGTTAGGAGGATTAAGAAATTTACTGAAATTTCAAGACATGAACTTGCAATTAGATAAAAGCCAAGCCAGATTGACTGCTATTTTAGAAACAATTCCACAAGGCGTAGTTTTTGTTGATGAAAGTGGCGAACAAGGTTGGTTAAATCATAACGCCGCAATGCAATTAGAACTTCCCCAAGGTGCAGTGGAACCATTTGCGATCGCCCAAGCAATGACAAATCTTAGACTTAAAGCAGACAATCAGCAAGAAATTAGCAAACAAGCAATAAATCTTTTTACTCAACCAGAAATTGAAATTCGTGATTGGCATTGGTTTTTTAGCCAACCAAAAATTCAAGTATTAAGCCTTTCTAGCACGCCGATTTATTTACGAAATGTTCCCGGTCGTCTCTGGGTATTAGATGATATTACCGAACGCAAACAAGCCGAAATTGCTACTCAACAAGCCAAAGAAATGGCAGAATCAGCAAACCGCGCCAAAAGTGAATTTTTAGCCAACATGAGTCATGAACTTCGGACACCTTTAAATGCCATTCTCGGCTACACTCAGATTCTCAGGAAAAATATTAATTTAACAGAACAACAACAAAAAGGCTTAGAAATTATCCATAAAAGTGGCGAACATTTATTAACATTAATCAATGATGTTCTAGACCTTTCTAAGATTGAAGCTAGAAAAATGGAATTACAGCCTAATAATTTTCAATTTATAGGCTTTTTAGAAAATTTAGTCCAAATGTTTAAAGTTCGAGTTCGTAAAGAAGTTACTTTTATTTATCAACCTGTTTTACCTCTACCTCAATATATTTATGCTGACGAAAAACGTTTGCGTCAAATATTGTTAAACTTATTAAGTAATGCCATTAAATTTACCGAACAAGGACAAGTAACGTTTAAAGTCAGCATTGTTACAAAAGAATCAGGATTTTTTACTATTCGATTTCAAGTAAAAGATACAGGAATTGGTATTGCAAAAGAACAAGTAGAAGCAATTTTCTTACCTTTCCAGCAAGTTGGAGAAAATGCCCAAAAAATTGAAGGAACAGGTTTAGGATTAGCTATTACCCGTCAATTAGCAGAGTTAATGAATAGTGAAATTCATTTGCAAAGCGAGTTAGGAAAAGGTAGCTGTTTTTGGTTCGATCTAACTTTGCCAGAAATAAC
The Phormidium ambiguum IAM M-71 genome window above contains:
- a CDS encoding GDP-mannose 4,6-dehydratase: MKTALICGISGQDGAYLAQLLLSKGYNVWGTSRDAQISSFSNLKRLKIRDLVKLESMALTDFRSVLQVINKAQPDEIYNLAGQTSVGLSFEQPVETMESVTLGSLNLLEAIRFTGAKIKFYNAGSSECFGDTGDRPADEQTPFRPRSPYAVAKAAAFWEVANYREAYNLFACSGILFNHDSPLRPKRFVTQKIVAAADQISRGKAEKLLLGDISIQRDWGWAPEYVEAMYLMLQQEEPDDFAIATGETHKLEDFVAEVFTYVGLDWREYITIDSHFFRPTDIAVSRGNPAKAKQKLGWEAQYKMKDIARMMVDAIRSNH
- a CDS encoding ATP-binding protein, which gives rise to MFSCLSQKLWLNCCPKDDKFASLPSCHPEKLPKFEPFILGVASVLFILAIFSGCPPLLWIAPLLFIYFTLRSPNKVTTITLLGFWSIWLLFNNDKLVTNQLITLGLIGFLSHLLRRSLIRQEWRSASQTTLATLIQDETATSPEQTITQALNTLKIFSCADSAIVLRKLDEVTAEALVSLPENLLPDRLTKPDLFAEAIAKNQCVYYPNYPAIRNPATALIAKGVKSVAVLPLKQSDRMCGAIVLLWYEPVNFSANLQQFHQSLLGGLRNLLKFQDMNLQLDKSQARLTAILETIPQGVVFVDESGEQGWLNHNAAMQLELPQGAVEPFAIAQAMTNLRLKADNQQEISKQAINLFTQPEIEIRDWHWFFSQPKIQVLSLSSTPIYLRNVPGRLWVLDDITERKQAEIATQQAKEMAESANRAKSEFLANMSHELRTPLNAILGYTQILRKNINLTEQQQKGLEIIHKSGEHLLTLINDVLDLSKIEARKMELQPNNFQFIGFLENLVQMFKVRVRKEVTFIYQPVLPLPQYIYADEKRLRQILLNLLSNAIKFTEQGQVTFKVSIVTKESGFFTIRFQVKDTGIGIAKEQVEAIFLPFQQVGENAQKIEGTGLGLAITRQLAELMNSEIHLQSELGKGSCFWFDLTLPEITNQSEMSLSTKPNIVGYNGDRRKILVVDNKWQNRAVLIDLLEPLGFQLMEAVDGQDGLNKAAQFQPHIILMDLVMPLMDGFEAIRHLRKSSSLKNIKVIAISASTLNLDRKSGLQIGCDSFLPKPIQEEELLEHIGSHLDLEWIYEDKRWQPNIAAPEVKNNAPDISSISSNLAQLSAQLQLDILLDLAMQGDLQAIIEYVEQLQQMDDRWIPFTTQINQLAKAFEEQQLLELIRHYREQL
- a CDS encoding alpha/beta fold hydrolase, which produces MLSSIWQRNNIVTLGQGEQSIIFAHGFGSDQTAWRHQVAAFQSSYKIVLFDHVGAGKSDLTAYSPRRYSSLYSYAEDLLELCAELKLSQVILVGHSVSGMVSLLAALVDPSRFKQLIFLSASPRYVNDPATNYIGGFEQSDLDTLYAAMSTNYYAWVSGFAPIAMGNPEHPELALEFASTLAAIRPDIAQAVARVIFQSDHRAELPKLQIPVVILQSNNDIAVPLVVGEYLAKNLPQAKLININAQGHLPHISAPEVVTNTIAECLAA